A section of the Macadamia integrifolia cultivar HAES 741 chromosome 9, SCU_Mint_v3, whole genome shotgun sequence genome encodes:
- the LOC122090165 gene encoding cellulose synthase A catalytic subunit 4 [UDP-forming]-like, with product MASITMTGLVAGSHGREPRSPTLQSVSKICRVCGDEIGFKEDGQLFVACYECGFPVCRPCYDYERSEGNKCCPQCNTRYKRHKGCPRVAGDAEDDGDADDLDNEFQIKGRFDSPDRNHVVAHSENGDYNPQQWQQPNGAAFSVAGSIAGKDFEGDKDLENSDEWKERVDKWKARQEKRGLVSKDDGGGNDQAEEDDYLMAEARQPLWRKIPISSSKISPYRIVIVLRLVILACFFRFRILTPAYDAYPLWLISVICEVWFALSWILDQFPKWQPINRETYLDRLSLRFEREGEPNRLAPVDFFVSTVDPLKEPPIVTANTVLSILSVDYPVDKVSCYVSDDGASMLLFDTLSETAEFARRWVPFCKKYTIEPRAPEFYFSQKMDYLKDKVQPTFVKERRAMKREYEEFKVRINALVAKAQKKPEEGWVMQDGTPWPGNNTRDHPGMIQVYLGSEGALDVEGKELPRLVYVSREKRPGYQHHKKAGAMNALVRVSAVLTNAPFMLNLDCDHYVNNSKAVREAMCFLMDPQLGKKLCYVQFPQRFDGIDHHDRYANRNIVFFDINMRGLDGIQGPVYVGTGCVFNRPALYGYDPPVSEKRPKMTCDCWPSWCCCCCCGSRKSKKSKAKKEGGVFGGFYGKKKKMTKNYSKKGSPVFDLEEIEEGLEGYEELEKSSLMSQKNFEKRFGQSPVFIASTLMEEGGLPQEINKTTLVKEAIHVISCGYEEKTEWGKEIGWIYGSITEDILTGFKMHCRGWKSVYCMPNRPAFKGSAPINLSDRLHQVLRWALGSVEIFLSRHCPLWYGYGGKLKWLERLAYTNTIVYPFTSIPLLAYCTIPAVCLLTGKFIIPTLTNFASIWFMALFLSIIATGVLELRWSGVSIHDWWRNEQFWVIGGVSAHLFAVFQGLLKVLAGVDTNFTVTSKAADDAEFGELYLFKWTTLLIPPTTLIILNMVGVVAGVSDAINNGYGSWGPLFGKLFFAFWVIVHLYPFLKGLMGRQNRTPTIVVLWSILLASIFSLVWVRIDPFLPKQTGPILKQCGVEC from the exons ATGGCGTCTATCACCATGACCGGTCTAGTTGCAGGTTCTCATGGGAGAGAG CCTCGGTCACCCACACTCCAATCTGTTTCGAAAATATGTCGAGTTTGTGGAGATGAGATTGGATTTAAGGAAGATGGCCAATTGTTTGTGGCTTGTTACGAGTGTGGGTTCCCTGTATGTCGACCTTGTTATGACTATGAGAGAAGTGAAGGTAACAAGTGCTGTCCTCAGTGCAACACTCGCTACAAACGCCAcaaag GTTGTCCTAGAGTGGCTGGAGATGCAGAAGATGATGGTGATGCAGATGACTTGGATAATGAATTTCAGATTAAGGGTCGCTTTGATTCCCCTGATCGTAATCATGTTGTAGCTCACTCG GAAAATGGGGACTATAACCCACAACAATGGCAACAGCCCAATGGCGCAGCTTTTTCCGTTGCCGGAAGCA TTGCTggtaaagattttgaaggtgaCAAGGACTTGGAAAATAGTGATGAATGGAAAGAGAGGGTAGATAAGTGGAAAGCAAGGCAAGAAAAGAGAGGATTGGTGAGCAAAGATGATGGAGGAGGAAATGATCAAGCCGAAGAAGACGATTATCT GATGGCTGAAGCAAGGCAACCATTATGGCGAAAGATCCCAATTTCATCCAGCAAGATTAGCCCGTATAGGATAGTCATTGTCCTCCGACTTGTCATCCTGGCGTGCTTCTTCCGTTTCCGTATATTAACCCCAGCATATGATGCTTACCCCTTGTGGCTCATCTCTGTCATTTGTGAAGTATGGTTTGCCCTCTCATGGATACTAGACCAGTTCCCCAAGTGGCAGCCTATCAACCGCGAGACTTACTTAGACCGCCTTTCATTGCGGTTTGAGCGTGAAGGCGAGCCTAACCGTCTTGCACCGGTTGATTTCTTTGTGAGTACAGTCGATCCATTGAAGGAACCACCAATCGTAACGGCTAATACAGTCCTCTCAATCCTATCTGTGGACTACCCAGTTGACAAGGTGAGCTGTTATGTGTCTGATGATGGTGCTTCAATGCTCCTCTTTGATACATTATCAGAAACAGCTGAGTTTGCAAGGAGATGGGTACCGTTTTGCAAGAAGTACACCATTGAGCCAAGGGCTCCTGAGTTCTACTTCTCACAGAAGATGGATTACCTGAAGGACAAGGTTCAGCCAACCTTTGTGAAGGAACGCAGAGCCATGAAG AGAGAGTATGAAGAGTTCAAAGTGAGGATTAATGCATTGGTGGCAAAGGCTCAGAAGAAACCagaagaaggttgggtcatGCAGGATGGGACCCCATGGCCTGGGAACAATACTAGAGATCATCCTGGAATGATTCAG GTATACCTAGGAAGTGAAGGTGCACTTGATGTGGAAGGTAAGGAGCTTCCTCGACTTGTTTACGTCTCTCGTGAGAAAAGACCTGGATATCAACACCACAAGAAGGCTGGTGCAATGAATGCTCTG GTCCGGGTATCTGCAGTACTCACCAATGCACCATTCATGCTGAACCTTGATTGTGATCACTACGTCAACAATAGCAAGGCTGTAAGGGAAGCTATGTGCTTTCTGATGGATCCACAGCTAGGAAAAAAGCTCTGTTACGTTCAGTTCCCACAGAGGTTTGATGGTATAGATCACCATGATAGATATGCTAACAGGAACATTGTATTCTTCGAT ATCAACATGAGGGGTTTAGATGGGATCCAAGGACCAGTATATGTAGGAACTGGTTGTGTCTTCAACCGTCCAGCATTGTATGGTTACGACCCACCGGTGTCGGAGAAGCGACCAAAGATGACATGTGATTGCTGGCCTTCCTGgtgctgctgttgttgttgtggttCTAGGAAATCAAAAAAGTCGAAGGCAAAGAAAGAGGGAGGTGTATTTGGAGGGTTTTatggcaagaaaaagaaaatgacgaAAAACTATAGCAAGAAAGGATCCCCTGTCTTTGATCTTGAAGAGATTGAGGAAGGGCTTGAAGGTTATGAGGAGTTGGAAAAATCTTCCCTCATGTCACAGAAGAACTTTGAGAAACGGTTCGGACAATCACCAGTGTTTATTGCATCAACACTCATGGAAGAAGGTGGTCTTCCTCAGGAGATCAACAAGACAACCCTTGTTAAGGAGGCTATTCATGTTATTAGTTGCGGCTATGAGGAGAAAACTGAATGGGGAAAAGAG ATTGGATGGATTTATGGATCAATTACAGAAGATATCTTGACAGGGTTCAAGATGCACTGCAGAGGATGGAAGTCAGTGTACTGTATGCCCAATAGACCTGCTTTCAAGGGGTCAGCACCAATAAATCTATCTGATCGGTTGCATCAAGTTCTGAGGTGGGCTCTTGGATCGGTTGAAATCTTCCTTAGCCGTCACTGCCCTCTCTGGTATGGCTATGGAGGAAAATTGAAGTGGTTGGAAAGACTGGCTTATACTAACACCATTGTTTACCCATTCACTTCCATTCCCTTGCTTGCCTATTGCACTATACCTGCTGTATGTCTACTCACTGGAAAGTTCATCATTCCCACT CTGACCAACTTCGCGAGTATATGGTTCATGGCTCTCTTCCTCTCCATTATCGCAACTGGTGTACTTGAGCTCCGGTGGAGTGGTGTAAGTATCCATGACTGGTGGCGCAATGAACAGTTCTGGGTGATTGGAGGTGTCTCAGCCCATCTGTTTGCTGTCTTCCAAGGTCTCCTGAAAGTCCTTGCAGGAGTTGACACAAACTTCACTGTAACTTCAAAGGCTGCAGATGATGCTGAATTTGGGGAGCTGTATCTCTTCAAGTGGACTACACTTCTCATCCCACCAACCACCCTAATTATCCTGAATATGGTTGGAGTTGTCGCTGGAGTTTCCGATGCCATTAACAATGGATACGGCTCATGGGGCCCCTTATTTGGAaagttattttttgctttctggGTCATTGTTCACCTCTATCCTTTCCTCAAAGGATTGATGGGCAGGCAAAACAGGACACCAACCATTGTTGTCCTCTGGTCAATTCTTCTTGCATCTATTTTCTCCTTGGTTTGGGTTCGAATTGACCCTTTCTTGCCTAAGCAGACTGGACCAATTCTTAAACAGTGCGGTGTTGAATGTTAG